One stretch of Croceibacterium atlanticum DNA includes these proteins:
- a CDS encoding M20/M25/M40 family metallo-hydrolase translates to MKYRAKLAGFTSVMAILAAGLSACGQEESNDTVAEGSSSSGSLGIRPQGDEEIAIDMSKIHNEDLPLIYDYIDEHIDEHVVNLQRWIQQPSISNTGEGIQESAEMVKGFFDQLGCQKSEVYDVGETKWGQQGNPVVYAHCDEGAEKTIVFYWMYDTMPITQPDLWKAPPFEGRLVEQAPYKKVLIGRGATNSKGPQMAMWNALMSIKAVTGKLPVNVIFVAEGDEERMSIGYNQFITDHPELFEDADAMYRFSSQSAGGGTSIRAGSEGCLFVELITSGENWGRGPVRSNIHGGNKRSVDAPAWRHVQMLSHLTSPDGNTVKIPGFYDDIEPLTPAVEERLRGMAENFDAKIAADNLGVARFISDDPYEIVKMARAGTAMNMDGIWGGNMFEGGSGAILPNRIVSKHNFRYVPNMSGPDIVRKLRAYLDDLGYQDVEINVVGDVPWAKTQSDSEYHRAAYSALQAMGLTVTPPSNVEAIMGGYWPAYLFAGRESPIDIPIVAGMAGLGGNSHAANEYYVIEGAGKTYGMAGAEKSVVTVLYSMAGLNGPIASMEEIAQVQ, encoded by the coding sequence ATGAAATATCGCGCAAAGCTTGCCGGATTTACTTCCGTAATGGCCATACTCGCGGCGGGGCTTTCCGCGTGTGGCCAGGAAGAAAGTAATGATACTGTCGCGGAGGGCAGCAGCTCTTCGGGTTCGCTGGGCATACGCCCCCAGGGCGATGAGGAAATCGCCATAGACATGTCGAAGATCCATAATGAGGATCTTCCCCTGATTTACGATTATATCGACGAACATATCGACGAACACGTCGTCAACCTGCAGCGCTGGATCCAGCAGCCTTCCATTTCCAACACGGGCGAGGGCATCCAGGAATCGGCCGAAATGGTGAAGGGCTTCTTTGACCAGCTCGGCTGCCAGAAATCCGAAGTCTATGATGTGGGCGAGACGAAATGGGGCCAGCAGGGCAATCCGGTCGTCTATGCCCATTGCGATGAAGGTGCTGAAAAAACCATCGTGTTCTACTGGATGTATGACACGATGCCGATCACTCAGCCGGATCTGTGGAAGGCGCCGCCCTTTGAAGGTCGCCTGGTCGAACAGGCGCCCTACAAGAAGGTGCTGATCGGCCGCGGCGCCACGAATTCCAAGGGCCCGCAAATGGCCATGTGGAACGCCCTGATGTCGATCAAGGCGGTTACCGGCAAATTGCCCGTGAATGTGATCTTCGTTGCCGAAGGCGATGAAGAGCGCATGTCCATCGGCTATAATCAGTTCATTACCGACCATCCCGAACTGTTCGAGGATGCGGACGCCATGTACCGCTTCAGCAGCCAGAGCGCGGGCGGGGGAACGTCGATCCGCGCCGGGTCGGAAGGCTGCCTGTTCGTGGAACTGATCACCAGCGGGGAAAACTGGGGGCGCGGGCCGGTCCGATCGAACATTCATGGCGGCAACAAGCGTTCGGTCGATGCGCCGGCATGGCGCCATGTCCAAATGCTTTCACACCTGACCTCACCCGATGGCAATACGGTCAAGATTCCGGGCTTCTACGACGATATAGAGCCACTCACCCCGGCAGTGGAAGAACGCCTGCGGGGCATGGCCGAGAATTTCGATGCCAAGATCGCGGCCGATAATCTGGGCGTTGCGCGCTTCATTTCGGATGATCCGTACGAAATCGTGAAGATGGCCCGGGCCGGCACGGCAATGAATATGGACGGCATCTGGGGCGGTAACATGTTCGAAGGCGGATCGGGCGCGATCCTGCCCAACCGCATCGTTTCCAAGCATAATTTCCGATACGTTCCGAATATGAGCGGGCCGGACATCGTCAGGAAACTGCGCGCCTATCTGGATGATCTCGGTTACCAGGATGTCGAAATCAACGTGGTCGGCGATGTGCCCTGGGCCAAGACCCAGTCGGACAGCGAATATCACCGTGCGGCCTATTCCGCGCTTCAGGCGATGGGTCTGACTGTCACGCCGCCAAGCAATGTGGAAGCGATCATGGGCGGTTACTGGCCCGCCTATCTGTTCGCAGGACGCGAAAGCCCGATCGATATTCCGATCGTGGCGGGCATGGCCGGGCTGGGCGGCAATTCCCACGCGGCCAACGAGTATTACGTGATCGAAGGCGCAGGCAAAACTTACGGCATGGCAGGTGCGGAAAAATCCGTGGTGACCGTGCTTTACAGCATGGCCGGGCTGAACGGGCCGATCGCTTCTATGGAGGAAATTGCCCAGGTTCAGTGA
- the pgi gene encoding glucose-6-phosphate isomerase, whose product MNDARKSAWDKLALHPDPTLTELFAGDPGRVDKLGGRIELGANGILFDWSKTHLTDDLIADFEELAKAANFDEMRRRLFAGEVVNPTENRAAEHTALRSVGKESSVEEAEALRARMQMLVEAIHDGALGEVNHLIHVGIGGSALGPALAVDALARDFPKVDVHVVSNIDGVALEEAFAACDPHTTLIAVASKTFTTIETMTNAQSALKWLENNDVADPTGKVIALTAAPEKAVEWGVDETRILPFAESVGGRYSVWSSIGFPVAIAIGWEEFQQFLDGAAAVDRHFRDTDGAANLPLRAAFADLYYARIKGAETRAVFAYDERLGLLPDYLQQLEMESNGKSVTADGEPVDGPTAPITWGGVGTDAQHAVFQLLHQGTHLVPIDFIASVEPGDALDPAHHRILLMNCFAQGAALMAGKQSDDPARSYAGNRPSATILCDDLDPATLGALIAFHEHRTFANAVLMGINPFDQFGVELGKEIARKIEKGGERFDPSTEALLSLAGLAE is encoded by the coding sequence TTGAACGATGCGCGCAAATCCGCCTGGGACAAGCTGGCGCTCCACCCCGATCCGACGCTGACGGAACTGTTTGCCGGGGATCCCGGCCGGGTGGACAAGTTGGGCGGACGGATCGAACTGGGCGCAAACGGCATCTTGTTCGACTGGTCCAAGACACATCTGACGGACGATCTGATCGCTGATTTCGAAGAATTGGCGAAGGCCGCCAATTTTGACGAAATGCGCCGCCGCCTCTTTGCCGGCGAAGTGGTTAACCCGACAGAGAACCGCGCCGCGGAACATACCGCGCTGCGCAGTGTCGGCAAGGAATCCAGTGTGGAAGAGGCGGAGGCCCTTCGCGCGCGCATGCAAATGCTGGTCGAGGCGATACACGATGGCGCTCTGGGAGAGGTCAATCATCTGATCCATGTGGGCATCGGCGGTTCGGCGCTCGGGCCCGCCCTGGCGGTGGACGCTCTGGCGCGGGATTTTCCCAAGGTGGATGTCCATGTCGTCTCGAATATCGATGGCGTGGCATTGGAAGAAGCCTTTGCCGCCTGCGATCCGCACACGACTCTTATCGCCGTGGCGAGCAAGACCTTCACCACGATCGAGACCATGACCAATGCGCAAAGTGCGCTGAAATGGCTGGAAAATAACGATGTCGCCGATCCAACCGGCAAGGTGATCGCGCTGACCGCCGCACCGGAAAAGGCCGTGGAATGGGGTGTGGACGAAACCCGGATCCTGCCTTTCGCTGAAAGTGTCGGCGGCCGCTATTCAGTGTGGTCTTCGATCGGTTTTCCGGTCGCCATCGCCATCGGGTGGGAGGAGTTTCAGCAATTCCTAGATGGTGCGGCGGCTGTGGACCGGCATTTCCGCGATACGGATGGTGCGGCGAACCTGCCTTTGCGCGCTGCCTTTGCCGATCTGTATTATGCAAGGATCAAGGGGGCGGAAACGCGCGCCGTCTTTGCTTATGACGAGCGGCTCGGCCTGTTGCCCGATTATCTCCAGCAGCTGGAGATGGAAAGCAATGGCAAGAGCGTGACTGCGGATGGCGAGCCGGTGGACGGGCCGACCGCGCCGATCACATGGGGCGGGGTGGGGACGGATGCCCAGCACGCCGTTTTCCAGTTGCTGCATCAGGGGACGCATCTGGTGCCGATCGATTTTATTGCCAGTGTCGAGCCGGGCGATGCTCTGGATCCGGCCCATCATCGTATCCTTCTGATGAACTGCTTTGCGCAGGGTGCCGCGCTGATGGCCGGCAAACAGAGCGACGATCCGGCGCGATCCTATGCCGGGAACCGCCCGAGCGCGACCATTCTGTGCGACGATCTCGATCCGGCGACGCTGGGGGCGCTGATCGCGTTTCACGAACACCGGACATTCGCCAATGCCGTGCTGATGGGGATCAATCCGTTCGACCAGTTCGGCGTCGAACTTGGCAAGGAAATTGCCAGAAAGATCGAGAAGGGCGGCGAACGCTTCGATCCCAGCACCGAAGCCCTGCTGTCGCTGGCCGGCCTGGCTGAATAG
- the lepB gene encoding signal peptidase I, with product MSETPTAEKPQAAPNAKTGKPDNQPARPEKKEEGSFLVFLLKLVIVVTIFRTFVFSSHSIPSESMMPDLLEGDFLFAAKWPYGYSQASMPFDIQLWSGRIPDGIPDRGDVVIFKHPVDRADYVKRVIGLPGDQIQMIAGVVHINGQAVKKERIEDLVIHTSTSEGCRVNEFTERQADGGFICSYPQFRETLPGGETYNVLDFGITPKDTTDPVIVPDDMLFMMGDNRDNSMDSRYPAVPGGGVGLVPVENVVGRAGFIFFSTDGTASWFKPWTWFTAARWSRIGNGI from the coding sequence ATGAGCGAAACACCCACCGCCGAAAAGCCGCAAGCGGCGCCGAACGCCAAAACCGGCAAGCCCGACAACCAGCCCGCAAGGCCGGAAAAGAAGGAAGAAGGCAGCTTTCTTGTCTTCCTGCTCAAGCTCGTCATCGTGGTGACGATCTTCCGCACCTTCGTGTTTTCCAGCCATTCGATACCCAGCGAATCGATGATGCCGGACCTGCTGGAGGGCGATTTCCTGTTCGCTGCGAAATGGCCTTATGGCTATTCACAGGCATCCATGCCCTTCGACATCCAGCTCTGGAGCGGTCGAATCCCTGACGGCATTCCCGATCGCGGCGATGTGGTAATCTTCAAACACCCGGTTGACCGCGCGGACTACGTGAAACGCGTGATCGGGCTGCCCGGCGACCAGATCCAGATGATCGCCGGTGTCGTGCATATCAACGGCCAGGCGGTGAAGAAGGAACGGATCGAAGATCTGGTGATCCATACCAGCACCAGCGAGGGGTGCCGGGTAAATGAATTCACCGAGCGGCAGGCAGATGGCGGTTTCATCTGCAGCTACCCCCAGTTCCGGGAAACGCTGCCCGGCGGCGAAACCTATAACGTGCTGGATTTCGGCATCACGCCCAAGGACACGACCGATCCGGTAATCGTGCCGGACGACATGCTGTTCATGATGGGCGACAATCGCGACAATTCGATGGACAGCCGATATCCCGCCGTGCCTGGCGGCGGCGTAGGCCTTGTGCCGGTTGAAAACGTCGTCGGCCGCGCCGGCTTCATCTTCTTTTCGACAGACGGGACCGCATCCTGGTTCAAGCCCTGGACCTGGTTCACCGCCGCCCGCTGGTCGCGGATCGGCAACGGTATCTGA
- the rnc gene encoding ribonuclease III — protein sequence MMADIAPLGETKDWLEAIGFTVNDGDLWLEALTHGSTGAERNYERLEFLGDRVLGLAMAEWLYNHNNGAEGQLAQRLNALVSRQACAAIAREIGVSDHMRLGKQARDDGAAESDNVLCDTMEALLGASLLESGFDATREIIHRIWRSAFEGHAGRSKHPKSALQEWAAGNRRRPPHYEVVERSGPDHAARFTIRVTVNNVGEVEATAGSKQEAETAAARLFMEKYG from the coding sequence ATGATGGCCGATATCGCTCCCCTTGGTGAGACAAAGGACTGGCTCGAAGCAATCGGTTTTACGGTGAATGACGGTGATCTGTGGCTGGAAGCCCTGACCCACGGCAGCACCGGAGCCGAACGGAATTACGAACGGCTCGAATTCCTGGGCGATCGTGTGCTGGGCCTGGCCATGGCCGAATGGCTCTACAACCATAATAATGGCGCGGAAGGGCAACTGGCCCAGCGGCTGAATGCCCTGGTCAGCCGGCAGGCATGTGCCGCCATCGCGCGGGAAATCGGCGTGTCCGATCATATGCGGCTGGGCAAGCAGGCGCGCGACGATGGCGCGGCCGAAAGCGACAATGTGCTGTGCGACACGATGGAAGCCCTGCTCGGCGCGAGCTTGCTGGAAAGCGGGTTCGACGCTACGCGCGAAATCATTCATCGCATCTGGCGCAGTGCGTTTGAAGGCCATGCCGGCCGTTCCAAACATCCCAAGAGCGCGTTGCAGGAATGGGCGGCAGGCAATCGCCGCAGACCGCCGCACTACGAAGTCGTGGAAAGGTCAGGCCCCGATCATGCGGCGCGTTTCACCATCCGCGTGACAGTCAACAATGTCGGAGAGGTGGAAGCCACCGCCGGCAGCAAACAGGAAGCGGAAACCGCGGCAGCGCGCCTCTTCATGGAGAAATACGGATGA
- the era gene encoding GTPase Era: MKDGESTSCGLVAVIGAPNAGKSTLVNQLVGQKVAITSPKAQTTRARLLGIALEGPAQIILVDTPGIFEPKRRLDRAMVNAAWEGSVAADAVVLLVDPVKQRRHELVPLLEALKDRPERKILVLNKVDISKKEPLLELAQELSGKVDFSEVFFVSALTGDGVPELKTRLAQLMPEGPWHYPEDQVSDASERLLAAEVTREQLYRQLHDELPYDSAVRPESYQHRKDGSVEIHQQIVIGRDSQKPIVLGKRGARIKAIGEAARAELSEMLGVPVHLFLHVKVDERWAESREIYEEMGLDWVK, translated from the coding sequence ATGAAAGACGGCGAAAGCACGAGTTGCGGCCTGGTTGCCGTGATCGGCGCGCCCAATGCGGGCAAATCGACGCTGGTGAACCAGCTCGTCGGCCAGAAAGTTGCCATCACCAGCCCCAAGGCGCAGACCACGCGCGCCCGGCTGCTTGGCATCGCCCTGGAAGGGCCGGCGCAGATCATACTGGTGGATACGCCCGGCATTTTCGAGCCCAAGCGCCGGCTGGACCGGGCCATGGTCAATGCCGCATGGGAAGGTTCTGTCGCCGCCGATGCCGTGGTGCTGCTGGTCGATCCGGTGAAGCAACGCCGGCACGAACTCGTCCCCCTGCTGGAGGCGCTTAAAGACCGGCCGGAACGCAAGATACTCGTCCTCAACAAGGTCGATATCAGCAAGAAGGAACCTCTGCTGGAACTGGCGCAGGAACTGTCCGGCAAGGTCGATTTCTCGGAAGTATTCTTCGTATCGGCCCTGACTGGCGACGGTGTGCCCGAACTGAAAACCCGCCTGGCACAGCTGATGCCGGAAGGGCCGTGGCATTATCCTGAAGATCAGGTTTCGGACGCCAGCGAACGGCTGCTGGCGGCGGAAGTGACGCGTGAACAGCTCTATCGCCAGCTGCATGACGAACTGCCTTATGACAGCGCAGTGCGGCCTGAAAGCTATCAGCACCGCAAGGATGGCAGCGTGGAAATCCACCAGCAAATCGTGATTGGCCGAGACAGCCAGAAACCCATCGTGCTGGGAAAACGTGGCGCCCGCATCAAGGCGATCGGCGAAGCGGCCCGTGCGGAATTGAGCGAGATGCTGGGCGTGCCGGTCCACCTCTTCCTGCATGTGAAAGTGGATGAACGCTGGGCCGAAAGCCGCGAGATCTACGAAGAAATGGGGCTCGACTGGGTGAAGTGA
- a CDS encoding MFS transporter → MPQTLDQYGAGQDSAAAKAAPPARAQVEDGLPAPRRWWAIVAISFGTALLVLDGAIANVALPTIARELGVTEGAVTNVVTVYQLVLVMVLLPFSSVGDKIGHRRLYQYGQLLFMVASALCLFASNFLILLVLRALQAIGAGMALSVSAAMLRQIYPSRKLGTGMGVNSVIVASSSAVAPTLGGYIVGHAPWEWVFVAAVPFAIVSLLLGRALPEPEPRAQPTQWISSLWSALTMLLVIGGLQLATHDDALLGATIAALGMISAFMLVRREWGRKAPVVPVDLLARPVLGLSALAAMTCFISAGSLMISLPFRLEGVLGYPPQEVGLLLLPFPLTMLVVAPVAGWMSDRIAPTKLGVTGMVIAIIGLLLLAFMPETRDPVGFAWRLSLTALGFGLFFAPNTRLIISRAPRDRAAAAGGLVSTSRLLGQTLAAVVVGILLAGSMGTGATPLFVACALAVVSALCSLARFRTMKAGQAAGATR, encoded by the coding sequence ATGCCGCAAACGCTAGATCAGTATGGGGCGGGGCAGGATTCCGCCGCAGCGAAGGCTGCGCCGCCAGCCCGCGCGCAGGTGGAGGACGGTCTTCCCGCTCCACGGCGCTGGTGGGCAATCGTGGCGATCAGTTTCGGCACGGCTCTGCTGGTACTGGATGGGGCCATCGCCAATGTGGCACTGCCCACCATCGCCCGCGAACTTGGCGTTACCGAAGGTGCCGTCACCAATGTGGTGACGGTCTATCAGCTCGTGCTGGTAATGGTCCTGCTGCCTTTTTCCAGCGTGGGCGACAAGATCGGCCATCGCCGTCTCTACCAATATGGGCAATTGCTGTTCATGGTTGCCAGCGCGCTGTGCCTGTTTGCCAGCAATTTCCTGATATTGCTGGTGTTGCGGGCCTTGCAGGCGATAGGTGCGGGGATGGCCCTCAGTGTCTCTGCGGCCATGCTGCGGCAGATCTACCCGTCCCGAAAGCTGGGGACGGGGATGGGCGTAAACAGCGTGATCGTCGCTTCTTCCAGCGCTGTCGCTCCCACCCTGGGCGGTTATATCGTGGGCCATGCCCCGTGGGAGTGGGTGTTCGTGGCGGCCGTGCCGTTTGCGATCGTGTCGCTTCTTCTGGGCCGTGCCCTGCCGGAGCCGGAACCGCGCGCGCAGCCCACCCAATGGATCAGCAGCCTGTGGAGCGCGCTGACCATGTTGCTGGTGATCGGCGGATTGCAGCTCGCCACGCATGATGATGCCTTGCTGGGCGCGACGATCGCCGCGCTGGGCATGATTTCCGCGTTCATGCTGGTTCGGCGGGAATGGGGGCGCAAGGCACCCGTAGTCCCCGTTGACCTGCTGGCGCGGCCGGTGCTGGGTCTTTCCGCCCTTGCTGCGATGACGTGTTTCATATCGGCCGGATCGCTGATGATTTCGCTACCCTTCCGGCTTGAGGGTGTATTGGGTTATCCACCGCAGGAAGTGGGCCTGCTGCTACTGCCCTTTCCGCTGACCATGCTGGTGGTGGCACCTGTTGCCGGCTGGATGTCGGACCGGATTGCCCCGACCAAGCTTGGCGTTACCGGCATGGTGATCGCCATTATCGGCCTGTTGCTGCTGGCATTCATGCCGGAAACACGCGACCCGGTCGGATTTGCATGGCGGCTGAGCCTTACCGCACTCGGTTTTGGCCTGTTCTTCGCGCCCAACACTCGGCTCATCATCAGCCGCGCGCCAAGGGACCGGGCCGCCGCCGCAGGCGGCCTCGTTTCGACCTCGCGCCTGCTGGGCCAGACTCTTGCCGCAGTGGTCGTGGGTATCCTGCTTGCCGGCAGCATGGGCACGGGGGCTACGCCGCTTTTCGTAGCCTGTGCCCTGGCCGTGGTGTCGGCCCTGTGCAGCCTGGCGCGTTTCAGGACGATGAAGGCAGGGCAGGCCGCCGGGGCGACCCGCTAG